Proteins encoded in a region of the Triticum dicoccoides isolate Atlit2015 ecotype Zavitan chromosome 3A, WEW_v2.0, whole genome shotgun sequence genome:
- the LOC119272519 gene encoding uncharacterized protein LOC119272519 isoform X1, whose translation MKRWTRDARDMLPEDLRCYQKDSSVQISKTFRHNIAYMKALELVKLANSGVPSFQHAIMRFNELREELMKMNNGEGNVPAKEKKNSSSGLVQEGVKPDAGNSPVFSQEDGNQDNTHEEKMPDAHRDEVNYQDEDDIMLPPERKRSKGRPKTKRMRSAVEMALDKNKRKCNICGSEGHATNCCPCLDVGGADSMHVEGQDKDEAAEGGFMEDETPSTQHGVDATQDTQYAPMSSNQSNTVKCDGKPKSAPRKCKNCGQVGHYVSTCPTYDGPKKPPKEVKCTKCKLGGHYHTTCGVGTTYKRKN comes from the coding sequence ATGAAGAGGTGGACGAGGGATGCGAGAGACATGTTACCAGAGGATCTCAGGTGCTACCAGAAGGACTCAAGTGTGCAAATTTCAAAGACATTTAGACATAACATTGCATACATGAAAGCTTTGGAGTTGGTAAAACTTGCAAACTCAGGAGTGCCATCATTCCAGCATGCAATCATGAGGTTTAATGAACTGAGAGAGGAGCTAATGAAGATGAATAACGGTGAGGGAAatgttcctgcaaaagagaagaagaACAGCTCGTCCGGGTTGGTGCAAGAGGGAGTGAAACCGGACGCAGGAAACAGTCCTGTTTTCAGCCAAGAAGATGGTAATCAAGACAACACACACGAAGAAAAAATGCCTGACGCACACCGCGACGAGGTGAATTACCAAGATGAAGATGACATAATGCTACCACCTGAGAGAAAAAGATCGAAAGGCAGGCCGAAGACCAAAAGAATGAGGTCAGCGGTAGAGATGGCTTTAGACAAAAACAAAAGAAAGTGCAACATATGTGGCTCAGAAGGACACGCAACCAACTGCTGCCCATGCCTGGATGTTGGAGGAGCTGATTCAATGCATGTAGAAGGTCAAGATAAGGACGAAGCTGCAGAAGGTGGCTTTATGGAAGATGAAACGCCATCAACACAACATGGTGTAGATGCTACTCAGGACACACAGTACGCACCAATGTCAAGCAACCAGTCAAACACAGTAAAGTGTGACGGCAAACCAAAATCTGCTCCAAGGAAATGCAAAAACTGCGGCCAAGTTGGTCACTACGTGAGCACCTGTCCAACATATGATGGTCCTAAGAAGCCACCCAAGGAGGTAAAATGCACAAAGTGTAAGCTTGGAGGCCACTATCACACAACTTGCGGGGTTGGAACAACCTACAAAAGGAAGAACTGA
- the LOC119272519 gene encoding protein FAR1-RELATED SEQUENCE 5-like isoform X2: MKEKIGNIYRKGSEFRIEFDLLVNEMMTVDEFEKEWEVLMYTYNLERNSFMRQIYEVRAKWAKPYLCDSFCAKMSSTQRSECMNSVLKSYVARSAPINSFVIQFNKMYSDRCAEEDFEEAHTNKDKIVLKLNVPLERHASRVYTRAMFKKFSEELYESGPYMVKGLQLDGKMKVEHVNAETRKRWWKVTYEVDVDRESDTYTCECGMFPHSGMLCRHVLKVMLHVGV; this comes from the exons atgaAGGAGAAGATAGGTAATATATATAGGAAAGGGTCGGAATTTAGAATAGAATTCGACCTGCTAGTCAATGAGATGATGACCGTGGATGAATTCGAGAAGGAGTGGGAAGTGTTGATGTACACTTACaacctcgagagaaactctttcatgAGGCAGATATATGAGGTGAGAGCTAAGTGGGCAAAACCATATCTGTGCGACAGCTTCTGTGCAAAAATGAGCAGCACACAGCGAAGTGAGTGCATGAACAGTGTGCTAAAAAGCTATGTAGCAAGATCGGCACCTATCAATTCTTTCGTCATCCAGTTCAACAAAATGTACTCAGACAGATGTGCCGAAGAGGATTTTGAAGAAGCGCACACCAACAAG GACAAGATAGTTTTAAAATTAAATGTTCCACTAGAACGTCATGCTTCGCGCGTATACACTAGGGCCATGTTTAAGAAATTCTCCGAGGAGCTATATGAATCTGGGCCATACATGGTGAAAGGTCTCCAACTCGATGGGAAGATGAAAGTTGAGCATGTAAATGCAGAAACAAGGAAGCGCTGGTGGAAAGTTACTTACGAGGTGGACGTGGACCGGGAGAGCGACACATACACTTGCGAGTGTGGCATGTTTCCGCACTCTGGAATGTTATGTAGACACGTCCTAAAG GTGATGCTCCATGTGGGAGTTTGA